A genomic segment from Polyangium mundeleinium encodes:
- a CDS encoding penicillin-insensitive murein endopeptidase, translating into MYRLTGSVGQGGRNAHDDVLLVQKQLNKNAHIASAIGTLPETGIMDEATLRAILAFQRSVVRLGSPDGRVDPHGRTWRMLLGDQPQATNVAFVQLSGENGNFYLYEAQDRVWGTASTIQSIRNVAAVLKPHGFEIAIGDISFQQGGRMAPHGSHRRGTDVDIRPVRADGRRAPVTITDPNYSHARTKLLVEALHAEPNLKLILFNDSKMAGVRFWEGHHNHLHVRFEE; encoded by the coding sequence ATGTATCGTCTCACGGGTTCGGTCGGCCAGGGCGGGCGCAACGCGCACGACGACGTGCTTCTCGTCCAGAAACAGCTCAACAAGAACGCGCACATTGCGTCCGCGATCGGCACGTTGCCCGAGACCGGAATCATGGACGAGGCGACGCTGCGCGCGATCCTCGCGTTCCAGCGTTCCGTCGTGCGGCTCGGCTCGCCCGACGGGCGCGTCGATCCCCACGGACGAACCTGGCGCATGTTGCTCGGGGATCAGCCCCAGGCGACGAACGTGGCGTTCGTGCAGCTCTCGGGGGAAAACGGCAATTTTTATCTGTACGAGGCGCAGGACCGGGTCTGGGGCACGGCGTCGACCATTCAATCGATCCGGAACGTCGCCGCGGTGTTGAAGCCGCACGGGTTCGAGATCGCGATCGGGGACATCAGCTTCCAGCAAGGCGGCCGGATGGCGCCGCACGGCTCGCACCGGCGCGGCACGGATGTCGACATTCGGCCGGTGCGCGCGGACGGGCGACGGGCGCCGGTGACGATCACGGATCCGAATTACAGCCACGCGCGGACGAAGCTGCTCGTGGAGGCGCTGCACGCAGAGCCGAACCTGAAGCTCATCCTGTTCAACGATTCGAAGATGGCCGGCGTGCGCTTCTGGGAAGGGCACCACAACCATCTGCACGTGCGCTTCGAGGAGTAA
- a CDS encoding META domain-containing protein, which produces MGYVLRSLFAMLPVLSMVAPAAANEANILANTRWELESLIEGRTMWEPSGRTEVTLEFQADGTATGRAPCNYYFASYTVEGDTLSMSSAGSTRMFCEGVMEQEGRYLRALAQANTFQLVGDELRIEYGNGQGTLIFEKDD; this is translated from the coding sequence ATGGGTTACGTTCTGCGATCCCTGTTCGCGATGCTGCCCGTCCTGTCGATGGTCGCCCCTGCGGCGGCGAACGAGGCGAACATCCTGGCGAATACGCGATGGGAGCTCGAATCCCTGATCGAGGGAAGGACGATGTGGGAGCCCTCCGGGAGGACCGAGGTCACGCTGGAGTTCCAGGCGGACGGGACCGCGACTGGCAGAGCCCCCTGCAACTACTACTTCGCCTCCTACACGGTCGAGGGTGACACGCTCTCGATGTCCTCCGCGGGGAGCACGAGAATGTTCTGCGAGGGCGTGATGGAACAGGAGGGCCGGTACCTCCGAGCGCTGGCGCAGGCCAACACCTTCCAGCTCGTGGGAGATGAACTGAGAATCGAGTACGGCAATGGGCAGGGCACGCTCATCTTCGAGAAAGATGACTGA
- a CDS encoding DUF2169 family type VI secretion system accessory protein: protein MEVVSLSPLPVASMIWQSGPGAWTLTFVAKATCQIQPGKSPLAPAQEPVHEEDSHWDDDDARSLFAASDLAPLKPRIDVTLVGSAFAPQGQPVRSLFARLIVGDLDKSIEVHQDRTFTAEGALVEGQRFARMSLAYERAAGGPDTSNPVGVRVDVRDSFGRIKLPNLQPPGLLVSSASTPIAPVGFGPVAPGWPLRHGKLGRYAASFTPHSLIAAPLPEDLDRSYFNVAPGDQQLGELAEDARIVLENMHPQIPRLVTNLPGLRPRAVLEGRGGTQVLALACDTLWIDTDRQLATLTFRGRIQLERLEEPGRIVVTLEEATNVVAIAPAVPGRPVSPEPVIPPPPKPRAATMTMIAADDEGIDTVIPTDLHGGPAPRQKGALPFVRAAAPAHNITDERTTQSGGLPFAATSAQPAQPRAIWDERTTPSGGLPFAKPSQAANPWPTATPAPQAPQAPQAPQAPQAPKAPPPPPARSSSSGWSAQSMPGQPPAAPPSPVVAPPPPVVAPPPPAPVQPPPPVPRGSQPGGASRPADDSVWGAGISRGEAPAGQSIGQVVVAASAAAAQASPQDASAGVLGASNAAAGPSNATTTAGKRDDGRLPATAFGAGVRPSGRLDARDVLHLIWYNPESVARICRVPVWRAILDEMEDEAADESLNDPAPTKDPIIVEDTRDIFEILSRGASQDVDQLEAELGAAVRPGNKFVPSLLLLAGELSFPFDERKTLEAAMAVATPIAGADEGLKTALREAREFLTSPEQLCPAPIVEGYTARIREAYQRGRRALGPDALDMQMERALIEGRHYQKRQVLGMTAIRAHLHTSTGTGARPAPVYLPDDITKKLPLFQKFRARLLVELYFQEDQYEPHPAALKALAIGRVQSSHDRR from the coding sequence ATGGAGGTCGTATCCCTCTCCCCGCTGCCGGTCGCGTCGATGATCTGGCAGTCCGGACCCGGCGCCTGGACCCTCACGTTCGTCGCCAAGGCGACGTGCCAGATCCAGCCCGGAAAATCGCCCCTCGCCCCGGCCCAGGAGCCGGTGCACGAGGAGGACTCCCACTGGGACGACGACGACGCCCGGAGCCTCTTCGCCGCGAGCGACCTCGCCCCCCTCAAGCCGCGCATCGACGTCACGCTCGTCGGCTCCGCGTTCGCGCCGCAAGGACAACCCGTCCGCTCCCTCTTCGCGCGTCTCATCGTCGGCGACCTCGACAAATCGATCGAGGTCCACCAGGACCGCACCTTCACCGCCGAGGGCGCCCTCGTCGAGGGCCAGCGATTCGCCCGCATGTCGCTCGCGTACGAGCGCGCCGCGGGCGGCCCCGATACCTCGAACCCCGTCGGCGTGCGTGTGGACGTCCGCGACTCCTTCGGCCGCATCAAGCTGCCGAACCTCCAGCCGCCGGGCCTCCTCGTCAGCTCCGCCAGCACCCCCATCGCGCCCGTCGGGTTTGGCCCGGTCGCCCCGGGCTGGCCGCTCCGCCACGGAAAGCTCGGCCGGTATGCCGCGAGCTTCACCCCGCATTCCCTCATTGCGGCCCCTTTGCCCGAGGACCTCGATCGTTCGTATTTCAATGTCGCGCCCGGCGACCAGCAGCTCGGCGAGCTCGCCGAGGACGCGCGCATCGTCCTCGAAAACATGCACCCGCAAATCCCCCGCCTCGTCACGAACCTGCCGGGGCTCCGCCCCCGCGCCGTGCTCGAAGGTCGGGGCGGCACGCAGGTCCTTGCCTTGGCCTGCGATACGCTCTGGATCGACACCGATCGCCAGCTCGCGACGTTGACGTTCCGCGGCCGTATTCAGCTCGAACGCCTCGAAGAGCCGGGCCGCATCGTGGTGACGCTCGAAGAGGCCACGAATGTCGTCGCCATCGCGCCGGCCGTCCCCGGGAGGCCCGTGAGCCCGGAGCCGGTCATTCCTCCGCCGCCGAAGCCGCGCGCCGCGACGATGACGATGATCGCGGCCGACGACGAGGGGATCGATACCGTCATTCCCACGGATCTGCACGGGGGTCCGGCGCCGCGGCAGAAAGGCGCGCTCCCGTTCGTGAGGGCCGCCGCGCCCGCCCACAACATCACCGACGAACGCACGACGCAATCGGGCGGGCTTCCCTTCGCCGCCACGAGCGCGCAGCCGGCGCAGCCGCGGGCGATATGGGACGAGCGGACGACGCCCTCGGGCGGGCTCCCGTTTGCCAAGCCAAGCCAGGCCGCAAACCCCTGGCCCACCGCGACCCCCGCGCCGCAAGCACCGCAAGCGCCGCAAGCACCGCAAGCGCCGCAAGCGCCGAAGGCGCCGCCTCCGCCCCCGGCGCGGAGCTCGTCGTCGGGCTGGAGTGCGCAGAGTATGCCCGGGCAGCCGCCCGCGGCGCCGCCGTCGCCCGTCGTGGCCCCGCCGCCGCCCGTCGTGGCCCCGCCGCCGCCCGCGCCCGTGCAGCCGCCGCCGCCCGTCCCGCGCGGCTCGCAGCCGGGCGGCGCGTCCCGTCCTGCCGACGATAGCGTGTGGGGTGCAGGCATCAGCCGTGGGGAGGCCCCGGCCGGGCAATCCATTGGCCAGGTCGTCGTCGCCGCCTCGGCCGCCGCGGCACAAGCGTCCCCGCAGGATGCGAGCGCCGGCGTCCTCGGCGCCAGCAATGCGGCGGCGGGCCCCTCGAATGCAACGACGACCGCGGGCAAACGGGACGACGGCCGCCTCCCGGCCACGGCCTTCGGCGCGGGCGTCCGCCCCTCGGGTCGGCTCGACGCGCGCGACGTCCTGCATTTGATCTGGTACAACCCCGAGAGCGTCGCGCGCATCTGCCGCGTGCCCGTCTGGCGCGCCATTCTCGACGAAATGGAGGACGAGGCCGCCGACGAGTCGCTGAACGATCCGGCCCCGACGAAGGACCCGATCATCGTCGAGGATACGCGCGACATCTTCGAGATCCTCTCGCGCGGCGCCTCCCAGGACGTCGATCAGCTCGAAGCCGAGCTCGGCGCGGCCGTTCGACCGGGCAACAAGTTCGTCCCGTCCTTGCTCCTGCTCGCCGGCGAGCTTTCTTTCCCCTTCGACGAACGGAAGACCCTCGAAGCCGCCATGGCCGTGGCGACGCCCATCGCGGGCGCCGACGAGGGGCTCAAGACGGCGCTGCGCGAGGCCCGCGAATTCTTGACCTCGCCCGAACAGCTCTGCCCTGCGCCGATCGTCGAGGGATACACGGCGCGTATTCGCGAGGCCTACCAGCGCGGCCGCCGCGCCCTCGGCCCCGACGCGCTCGATATGCAAATGGAGCGCGCGCTCATCGAGGGGCGCCATTACCAGAAGCGCCAGGTCCTCGGCATGACGGCGATCCGCGCCCACTTGCATACGAGCACCGGCACCGGCGCGCGCCCCGCGCCCGTTTACCTGCCGGACGACATCACGAAAAAGCTCCCGCTCTTCCAGAAGTTCCGCGCGCGCTTGCTCGTCGAGCTCTACTTCCAGGAAGACCAGTACGAGCCGCACCCGGCCGCGCTCAAGGCGCTCGCCATCGGCCGGGTGCAATCATCGCACGACCGGCGCTGA
- a CDS encoding type VI secretion system Vgr family protein has protein sequence MATLELSFECGESSLSVRRFSIHEAVSTPFTVSIWARSESPTVDVAAIAGYPAIFKVRSGYKNLTSADLRVWSGYVSFMEQTHAERRQTKVHSTYHFRIVPHLWLTDQRRNHRIFQHLSIPDIVDKILDEWGIKRAWKIDRGKYPKHEFRVQYGETEFTFISRLLEEAGIAYTFPDVDDSGSLLTLSDALHTNAPRPGAPVPYEHNPTMEAEREFISRIALVREVRPGALVIRDYDFRRPDYKLIGEAPKAGDEARFEQYHYIAGGMFVEAGRGGGTPVADDKGVARHDDATGTARATRALEAARADRGGIAFESNLNDLTPGVVFRIDNHPHADVARPMLTTDTIFEGTAEGEWQIVGHAVFADVAYRPPLATPRPEVLGVQSVRVVGPQTGDDVDQAIHVDEFGRIRVQFPWDRHGESDENSSCWIRVEEGWGGTGYGWLNLPRVGQEVLVTFIEGDPDRPVIAGRLYNPEKPVPYALPEHKTVSTWKSQSIPSQNGFNEIKYEDQKGEELFFMQAEKNLRKLVKNDEIDTVGNVRDKHVTGMLLETVGKDRVQVTNEKRLEMTGRLHHIRIGRHRFQLIRKDETEYNFSHRRLLVFKNKDVVVRGHKRERNEWDLHVRVKEDRKDRTGKDHSLMVYQERHEKVGSDYARETGKELHFKVGEELVGETKDATLKGPGGFVRIDMTGVVISGTKVDINVSGRAGHGHGSHPKEIAKAKEAKTETGFTHVPEKSPAFATVSALAETLKPKIPRKGPAAVRYAALMSIALEGNVTTPPSGAVFWSGGGDKAGYVAEQLARERSAGGTPSARLEMTPGGDALVKAADGDAWEVQDKAWRAISGRLADGASGEINVVVSYMPLGMSAIFREEVQVLLDNEKYTSINVLLMQESATGKYTDKAGKTYDLVPVPLEDVLAVPPPKKAS, from the coding sequence ATGGCGACCCTCGAATTGAGCTTCGAATGCGGTGAGTCCTCGCTCTCGGTGCGCCGGTTCTCGATCCACGAGGCGGTCTCGACGCCGTTCACCGTCTCGATCTGGGCCCGCTCGGAGAGCCCCACGGTCGACGTCGCGGCCATCGCGGGCTACCCGGCGATCTTCAAGGTGCGCTCGGGCTACAAGAACCTCACGAGCGCCGACCTCCGCGTCTGGAGCGGCTACGTGAGCTTCATGGAGCAGACGCACGCCGAGCGCCGGCAGACGAAGGTGCACTCGACGTACCATTTCCGGATCGTGCCGCACCTCTGGCTCACCGACCAGCGGCGCAATCACCGGATCTTCCAGCACCTCTCGATCCCCGACATCGTGGACAAGATCCTCGACGAGTGGGGCATCAAGCGCGCGTGGAAGATCGACCGCGGCAAATACCCGAAGCACGAATTCAGGGTCCAGTACGGGGAGACCGAATTCACGTTCATCAGCCGGCTCCTCGAAGAGGCCGGCATCGCCTACACGTTCCCCGACGTGGACGATTCGGGCTCGCTGCTCACGCTCAGCGACGCGTTGCACACGAACGCGCCGCGCCCGGGGGCGCCCGTGCCGTACGAGCACAACCCGACGATGGAAGCCGAGCGGGAGTTCATCTCGCGCATCGCGCTCGTGCGCGAGGTGCGCCCCGGCGCGCTCGTGATCCGCGATTACGACTTCCGGCGGCCCGATTACAAGCTCATCGGCGAGGCGCCGAAGGCCGGCGACGAGGCGCGGTTCGAGCAGTACCATTACATCGCGGGCGGCATGTTCGTCGAGGCGGGGCGGGGCGGTGGCACCCCCGTGGCCGACGACAAGGGCGTCGCGCGGCACGACGACGCGACGGGCACGGCGCGCGCGACGCGGGCGCTCGAGGCGGCGCGCGCGGATCGCGGCGGGATTGCTTTCGAGAGCAACCTGAACGACCTCACGCCGGGCGTCGTGTTCCGCATCGACAACCACCCGCACGCGGACGTCGCGCGGCCCATGCTGACGACGGACACGATCTTCGAGGGGACGGCGGAGGGGGAATGGCAGATCGTCGGGCACGCCGTCTTCGCGGACGTCGCCTACAGGCCGCCGCTCGCCACGCCGCGGCCGGAGGTGCTCGGCGTGCAATCCGTGCGGGTCGTCGGGCCTCAAACGGGGGACGATGTCGACCAGGCGATCCACGTCGACGAATTCGGCCGCATTCGCGTGCAGTTCCCCTGGGACCGGCATGGCGAGAGCGACGAAAACAGCTCCTGCTGGATCCGCGTCGAGGAGGGCTGGGGCGGCACGGGATATGGCTGGCTCAACCTGCCGCGCGTGGGGCAGGAGGTCCTCGTGACGTTCATCGAGGGCGATCCGGACCGGCCCGTCATCGCGGGCAGGCTCTACAACCCGGAAAAACCCGTCCCTTACGCGCTGCCCGAGCACAAGACGGTCAGCACGTGGAAGAGCCAGTCGATCCCGAGCCAGAATGGCTTCAACGAGATCAAGTACGAGGACCAGAAGGGCGAGGAGCTCTTCTTCATGCAGGCGGAGAAGAACCTGCGCAAGCTCGTCAAGAACGACGAGATCGACACCGTCGGCAATGTCCGCGACAAACACGTGACGGGCATGTTGCTGGAGACCGTGGGCAAGGACCGGGTGCAGGTGACGAACGAGAAGCGCCTCGAAATGACGGGGCGCCTGCACCACATCCGGATCGGGCGCCACCGCTTCCAGCTCATCCGCAAGGACGAGACCGAATACAACTTCAGCCACCGCCGCCTGCTCGTCTTCAAGAACAAGGACGTCGTCGTCCGCGGGCACAAGCGCGAGCGCAACGAGTGGGACCTGCACGTCCGCGTGAAAGAGGACCGCAAGGACCGGACGGGCAAGGATCACTCGCTCATGGTCTACCAGGAGCGGCACGAGAAGGTCGGCAGCGATTACGCGCGCGAGACGGGCAAGGAGCTCCATTTCAAGGTCGGCGAGGAGCTCGTCGGCGAGACGAAGGACGCCACCCTGAAGGGGCCGGGCGGATTCGTGCGGATCGACATGACCGGGGTCGTGATCTCGGGGACGAAGGTCGATATCAACGTGAGCGGCCGAGCCGGGCATGGGCATGGCTCGCACCCGAAAGAGATCGCGAAGGCCAAGGAGGCGAAGACGGAGACCGGCTTCACCCACGTGCCCGAGAAATCGCCGGCGTTCGCGACGGTCTCGGCGCTCGCGGAGACGCTCAAGCCCAAGATTCCGCGCAAGGGGCCCGCGGCCGTTCGTTATGCGGCGCTCATGAGCATCGCGCTCGAAGGCAACGTGACCACGCCGCCGAGCGGCGCCGTGTTCTGGTCGGGCGGCGGCGACAAGGCGGGGTACGTGGCCGAGCAGCTCGCGAGAGAACGCTCGGCGGGCGGCACGCCGAGCGCGCGCCTCGAAATGACCCCGGGCGGCGACGCGCTCGTGAAGGCCGCGGACGGCGACGCGTGGGAGGTCCAGGACAAGGCCTGGCGCGCGATCTCGGGCAGGCTCGCGGACGGCGCGAGCGGCGAGATCAACGTGGTCGTCTCCTACATGCCGCTCGGCATGTCGGCGATCTTCCGCGAGGAGGTGCAAGTCCTCCTCGACAATGAGAAATACACGTCGATCAACGTCCTTTTGATGCAAGAGAGCGCGACGGGCAAATACACGGACAAGGCCGGAAAAACCTACGACCTCGTCCCCGTGCCGCTCGAGGACGTGCTGGCGGTGCCCCCGCCGAAGAAGGCATCATGA